The uncultured Methanomethylovorans sp. genome contains a region encoding:
- a CDS encoding YwbE family protein produces the protein MNAGNTRGNIKIGLNVGIVLKQDQGSGKITNGVVKRILTNSSFHPHGIKVQLQDGHVGRVKEIYASDATSGAR, from the coding sequence ATGAACGCAGGCAACACCAGAGGAAATATTAAGATAGGTTTGAACGTAGGAATTGTTCTGAAGCAAGATCAGGGCAGCGGAAAAATCACAAATGGTGTTGTGAAAAGGATCTTAACCAATTCCTCATTTCATCCACATGGGATAAAGGTGCAACTGCAAGACGGCCATGTCGGAAGAGTGAAGGAGATATATGCTTCAGACGCTACTTCAGGTGCAAGATGA
- a CDS encoding CxxC-x17-CxxC domain-containing protein encodes MRFDSRGGSGRSGGSGGFRPSGPREMHKATCSDCKQETEVPFVPSGDRPVYCRECYQKHRPARY; translated from the coding sequence ATGAGATTCGATAGTAGAGGCGGAAGCGGTAGAAGTGGTGGAAGCGGTGGCTTCAGACCAAGTGGTCCAAGAGAAATGCATAAAGCAACTTGCTCAGACTGTAAGCAGGAAACTGAAGTACCTTTCGTGCCATCCGGTGACAGGCCAGTATACTGCAGAGAATGCTACCAGAAGCATAGACCAGCTAGATATTAG